The following are encoded in a window of Narcine bancroftii isolate sNarBan1 chromosome 2, sNarBan1.hap1, whole genome shotgun sequence genomic DNA:
- the LOC138754675 gene encoding nurim-like → MAALQATALVFLSLANFVFVSWSAVEFVAFVSLRQIYGESGRPAADVPEYTDWPSALGDREVLLTLLFDLALLAGFILQHSLMAAETVKNWMLPCFGVLQRSLYVFCTAASLQLLMRYWEPIQAAPFLWNVCREPWATWFRLICFIVHVIAWLIIFSIVLVFDYAELMGLKQVYYHCLALGDPMQLKSQRAQRLYGHLRHPVFLEFLAILWMVPSLSLDRLLLSATFTLYLVCGHSLDQQDYYYLRSQLSKKLEIFSREEAAYSQLATRNGFSESQD, encoded by the exons ATGGCGGCGCTGCAGGCGACCGCGCTGGTGTTCCTGTCGCTGGCCAACTTCGTCTTCGTGTCGTGGAGCGCGGTGGAGTTCGTGGCCTTCGTCTCGCTGCGGCAAATCTACGGGGAGAGCGGCAGGCCGGCGgcgg ACGTACCCGAGTACACGGATTGGCCGTCCGCCCTTGGAGACCGGGAAGTTCTCCTGACCCTCCTCTTCGACCTGGCACTCCTTGCAGGCTTCATTCTACAACACAGCCTCATGGCAGCAGAGACCGTGAAGAACTGGATGCTGCCCTGCTTTGGAGTTCTCCAGAGGTCACTCTACGTGTTTTGCACAGCAGCCTCTCTGCAG TTGCTGATGCGGTATTGGGAGCCGATCCAAGCCGCCCCCTTCTTGTGGAACGTCTGCCGAGAGCCCTGGGCCACCTGGTTCCGACTCATCTGCTTCATTGTTCACGTCATCGCCTGGCTCATCATCTTCAGCATCGTCCTGGTTTTCGACTACGCTGAGCTCATGGGGCTTAAGCAG GTTTACTACCACTGCCTTGCCCTTGGGGACCCAATGCAGCTAAAATCACAGAGGGCTCAGCGTCTTTATGGCCACCTGCGGCACCCCGTCTTCTTGGAGTTCCTGGCCATCCTGTGGATGGTGCCCAGCCTGTCCCTGGACAGGCTCCTGCTCTCCGCCACCTTCACCCTGTACCTGGTATGTGGCCATAGCCTGGATCAGCAGGACTACTACTACCTGCGCTCCCAGCTCAGCAAGAAGCTCGAGATCTTCTCCCGGGAGGAGGCCGCCTACTCCCAGCTGGCCACTCGCAATGGCTTCAGCGAAAGCCAAGATTAG